A genomic region of Sulfolobus tengchongensis contains the following coding sequences:
- a CDS encoding conjugal transfer protein has product MVFSSVYLKALVRIGNELGVEVTATKIQKIFFLLQEEGGKDVGLKFEPYIFGPYSKELDEVLDSLVDQGVIEEKAKPIKDVLTGFIIGYKRSYILKDDRDSHVEAEVEKFFEKWVVKDRKEILNYVYRKYPQWTRYSVIRDKVLRM; this is encoded by the coding sequence TCTGTTTATCTTAAGGCTCTTGTTAGGATTGGTAATGAGCTAGGGGTTGAAGTTACTGCTACTAAGATTCAGAAAATTTTCTTTTTGTTGCAGGAGGAAGGAGGAAAAGATGTGGGTTTGAAATTTGAACCTTATATATTTGGTCCTTATAGTAAGGAATTAGATGAAGTGTTGGATTCTTTGGTTGATCAAGGTGTTATTGAAGAGAAAGCTAAACCAATTAAGGATGTGCTAACTGGGTTTATCATAGGCTATAAGAGAAGCTATATATTAAAGGATGATAGGGATTCTCATGTCGAGGCTGAGGTTGAAAAATTCTTCGAAAAATGGGTAGTTAAGGATAGAAAAGAGATATTAAATTATGTTTATAGGAAATATCCACAGTGGACTAGATATTCAGTTATTAGAGATAAGGTATTAAGGATGTAA